Proteins encoded by one window of Akkermansia muciniphila ATCC BAA-835:
- the rlmN gene encoding 23S rRNA (adenine(2503)-C(2))-methyltransferase RlmN: MPPLPLITAQTEEKLLAFLTEHGHTKFRTQQVLDWVWRKRVTTFDAMSNLPPALKNLLAENFRFHTPEIVEIHGSADTTRKFLTKMEDGSLVESVIIPAAAAENGEKSERVTLCVSSQVGCAFGCKFCASGLLGLKRHLTTGEIIGQILSAEAIAGKRVNNIVFMGMGEPLSNFDNLADALEIITSHRGLEIGARHITISTSGFVPGLKKLAAYPRQIRLAVSLHGATDEVRDQIMPVNKKWPLSQLIPALEEWNRGRNQMPTLEYILIRDINDSPKDASHLVRIAKRLHAKVNLIPYNTVEGLPWKRPSEERCRSFRDAVHKARIPVTMRYEKGHDINAACGQLRLRKEQEKSGKTSR, translated from the coding sequence TTCCGCACCCAGCAGGTTCTGGACTGGGTGTGGCGCAAGCGCGTCACCACCTTTGACGCGATGAGCAACCTCCCTCCCGCGCTCAAAAATCTGCTGGCGGAAAATTTCCGTTTCCACACGCCGGAAATCGTGGAAATCCACGGTTCTGCGGACACCACACGAAAATTCCTCACCAAAATGGAAGACGGCAGTCTGGTAGAATCCGTCATCATCCCTGCCGCAGCAGCGGAAAATGGAGAAAAATCGGAGCGCGTCACCCTTTGCGTTTCTTCCCAGGTAGGCTGCGCCTTCGGCTGCAAATTCTGCGCTTCCGGGCTGCTGGGCCTTAAACGCCACCTCACCACGGGGGAAATCATCGGGCAGATTCTCTCCGCGGAAGCCATTGCGGGAAAACGGGTCAATAACATCGTCTTCATGGGCATGGGGGAACCCCTCTCCAATTTTGACAACCTGGCGGATGCCCTGGAAATCATCACTTCCCACCGCGGTCTGGAAATAGGGGCGCGCCACATCACCATCTCCACGTCGGGATTCGTTCCCGGCCTGAAAAAACTGGCGGCCTATCCCAGGCAAATCCGTCTGGCCGTTTCTCTGCACGGAGCTACGGACGAAGTTCGCGACCAAATCATGCCGGTCAACAAAAAATGGCCGCTCTCCCAGCTCATTCCGGCCCTTGAGGAATGGAACAGGGGAAGAAACCAGATGCCCACGCTGGAATACATTCTCATCAGGGACATCAACGATTCTCCAAAAGACGCGTCCCATCTCGTCCGGATCGCCAAACGCCTGCACGCCAAAGTCAATCTCATCCCGTACAACACCGTGGAGGGGCTCCCGTGGAAACGCCCTTCGGAAGAACGCTGCCGTTCCTTCCGGGATGCAGTTCACAAGGCGCGCATCCCCGTTACCATGCGGTATGAAAAAGGCCATGACATCAACGCCGCCTGCGGCCAGTTGAGGCTGAGAAAGGAACAGGAAAAGAGCGGAAAGACGTCCCGTTGA